The proteins below come from a single Mauremys reevesii isolate NIE-2019 linkage group 6, ASM1616193v1, whole genome shotgun sequence genomic window:
- the LOC120407779 gene encoding fukutin-like isoform X7, which translates to MQRINKNVVLALLTLTSSVFLLFQLYYYKYYLSPKNGAVFSKVKGSQSGQDGIQWHVIKKFLGLVSSHNVPVYLIDPLVLGLIQKDYEQLSSSSDGMSPECKYFCAARDFTTFALLDKTWKHEVSLFRAAEKMGFQWLKIQNKDPRLEGMDDLSGIEIPLHYIFKLAAHAIHLVVFYERNGNYVWHGPLRLKQNIDRKFVPFRKLHFGRYAGAYNKPEVLQLSIDDLKVQIPKNLSQFLEEMSHSRFLECRYREARAFFQLYPDDASLDAVEFRKKAKALLHLAALTLNNLGVRFWLSSGTCLGWYRQCNIIPYSKDVDLGIFIQDYKSDIIPAFQKAGLPLKHKFGKVEDSLELSFQGEDDVKLDIFFFYEDDDHIWNGGTQAKSGKKFKEVPGEWMAVKGI; encoded by the exons ATGCAGAGAATTAATAAGAACGTGGTTTTGGCTCTTCTTACTTTGACAAGTTCAGTGTTTCTCCTGTTCCAGTTGTACTATTATAAGTACTACTTATCtccaaag AATGGAGCTGTTTTTTCAAAAGTTAAAGGAAGCCAGTCAGGACAAGATGGCATACAGTGG CACGTGATTAAGAAATTCCTTGGTTTAGTGTCCAGTCACAATGTACCAGTGTATCTCATTGATCCTTTGGTTCTGGGATTAATTCAGAAAGACTATGAACAGCTCAGCAGCTCTTCTGATGGCATGAGCCCAGAATGCAAGTATTTCTGTGCTGCACGGGACTTCACCACATTTGCATTACTGGACAAAACATGGAAACATGAA GTGAGCTTGTTTAGGGCTGCTGAAAAAATGGGGTTCCAGTGGCTAAAGATACAGAACAAAGACCCCCGTTTGGAAGGGATGGATGACCTCTCTGGGATTGAAATTCCCCTCCACTATATCTTCAAACTGGCAGCTCATGCCATCCACCTGGTGGTATTTTATGAGAGGAATGGTAACTATGTCTGGCATGGCCCATTGCGGCTGAAGCAAAACATAGACAGAAAGTTTGTGCCTTTCCGAAAGCTACACTTTGGTCGCTACGCTGGAGCTTACAACAA GCCAGAAGTACTACAACTTTCCATTGATGACTTAAAAGTTCAGATTCCAAAAAATCTGTCCCAATTTCTAGAGGAGATGTCACACTCTAGGTTTCTTGAATGTAGGTACAGAGAAGCTCGGGCATTCTTTCAG CTGTATCCTGATGATGCCTCTCTTGATGCAGTGGAGTTTAGGAAAAAAGCAAAAGCATTGCTGCATCTGGCTGCCCTGACATTAAATAACTTAGGAGTGAGGTTCTGGCTGAGCAGTGGAACATGCCTTG GCTGGTATAGACAGTGTAATATTATTCCCTATAGCAAAGACGTGGATTTGGGGATCTTCATACAAGACTATAAATCTGATATTATTCCAGCATTTCAGAAGGCAGGACTACCACTGAAGCACAAGTTTGGCAAG GTAGAAGACAGCTTGGAACTCTCCTTTCAGGGAGAAGATGATGTGAaacttgatatttttttcttctatgaAGACGATGACCACATATGGAATGGAGGAACTCAAGCCAAATCGGGCAAGAAATTTAA
- the LOC120407779 gene encoding fukutin-like isoform X6 gives MQRINKNVVLALLTLTSSVFLLFQLYYYKYYLSPKNGAVFSKVKGSQSGQDGIQWHVIKKFLGLVSSHNVPVYLIDPLVLGLIQKDYEQLSSSSDGMSPECKYFCAARDFTTFALLDKTWKHEVSLFRAAEKMGFQWLKIQNKDPRLEGMDDLSGIEIPLHYIFKLAAHAIHLVVFYERNGNYVWHGPLRLKQNIDRKFVPFRKLHFGRYAGAYNKPEVLQLSIDDLKVQIPKNLSQFLEEMSHSRFLECRYREARAFFQLYPDDASLDAVEFRKKAKALLHLAALTLNNLGVRFWLSSGTCLGWYRQCNIIPYSKDVDLGIFIQDYKSDIIPAFQKAGLPLKHKFGKVEDSLELSFQGEDDVKLDIFFFYEDDDHIWNGGTQAKSGKKFKASHLQRSYQGERIEHVAIIKLHLQSTSQPLTS, from the exons ATGCAGAGAATTAATAAGAACGTGGTTTTGGCTCTTCTTACTTTGACAAGTTCAGTGTTTCTCCTGTTCCAGTTGTACTATTATAAGTACTACTTATCtccaaag AATGGAGCTGTTTTTTCAAAAGTTAAAGGAAGCCAGTCAGGACAAGATGGCATACAGTGG CACGTGATTAAGAAATTCCTTGGTTTAGTGTCCAGTCACAATGTACCAGTGTATCTCATTGATCCTTTGGTTCTGGGATTAATTCAGAAAGACTATGAACAGCTCAGCAGCTCTTCTGATGGCATGAGCCCAGAATGCAAGTATTTCTGTGCTGCACGGGACTTCACCACATTTGCATTACTGGACAAAACATGGAAACATGAA GTGAGCTTGTTTAGGGCTGCTGAAAAAATGGGGTTCCAGTGGCTAAAGATACAGAACAAAGACCCCCGTTTGGAAGGGATGGATGACCTCTCTGGGATTGAAATTCCCCTCCACTATATCTTCAAACTGGCAGCTCATGCCATCCACCTGGTGGTATTTTATGAGAGGAATGGTAACTATGTCTGGCATGGCCCATTGCGGCTGAAGCAAAACATAGACAGAAAGTTTGTGCCTTTCCGAAAGCTACACTTTGGTCGCTACGCTGGAGCTTACAACAA GCCAGAAGTACTACAACTTTCCATTGATGACTTAAAAGTTCAGATTCCAAAAAATCTGTCCCAATTTCTAGAGGAGATGTCACACTCTAGGTTTCTTGAATGTAGGTACAGAGAAGCTCGGGCATTCTTTCAG CTGTATCCTGATGATGCCTCTCTTGATGCAGTGGAGTTTAGGAAAAAAGCAAAAGCATTGCTGCATCTGGCTGCCCTGACATTAAATAACTTAGGAGTGAGGTTCTGGCTGAGCAGTGGAACATGCCTTG GCTGGTATAGACAGTGTAATATTATTCCCTATAGCAAAGACGTGGATTTGGGGATCTTCATACAAGACTATAAATCTGATATTATTCCAGCATTTCAGAAGGCAGGACTACCACTGAAGCACAAGTTTGGCAAG GTAGAAGACAGCTTGGAACTCTCCTTTCAGGGAGAAGATGATGTGAaacttgatatttttttcttctatgaAGACGATGACCACATATGGAATGGAGGAACTCAAGCCAAATCGGGCAAGAAATTTAA